The DNA segment CGGCCGAAAAAATTCCCGACCGCCCCCGCCAGGGCAAACCACAGGAGTCCCTTCAGCGGCCAGGCGGCCACCCCGTCCGTCAACGCAAAGTAGTAAAAGAAGCTGCATGCACTGATGGTGAAAGAACTGATCAACACGGTGGCGGCCGGGGCCATCGTCCGGAGGGATTCGCGGTAGAACACCTGCGCGAACGCGATGATCACCGCGGCGAGCAGCGCCAGAACGTTGGGATGAAGATCAAAAACCAAGCGCATCCCCTTCACGAATAAAATGGCGCCCTCCGGAACCGCCCGATTATGGCACGCGCCCGCCGAGCGAACCATTCATTTCTGTGCGGCCGTTTTTCCGCACGGCGGGGACTGGTACAATCACCCCGCGCCAGGTTTTCGCGCACTCTTTCCACGCATCCTTTTCATGCAGGGACATGCGAACAATGAACAATCCCGAAACCGCCGGCCGCGAAATCTTTCCCGAATATGCCACGCTTCCGGACATGTTCGCGGATGAGGTGCGCGGCCTGAGTGAGGCGCAGATTGACCGGCGCTACCCCGAAAAAAGCTGGGGCGGCTGGTCTATCCGCGAGCAGGTGAGCCACACCGCCTGGATTCCCTATCTCCTGTTCGCCGGCCATTGGCGGGAGATTCTCTTCCCGGAAAGCGCGCCGCCCCGCGCCGATCGCCTCGACACCGGCGGCGCCGACCGGATGCTCGATCCGAAACGGTTTCATGAGATGCGCGACCTCCTCGCCGTCTTTCGGGAGGGCTGCGCGATGGCCTGGGATTTGCTCGAAAAAGAAACGCCGGGCTCGATGCAAGAGAAAATCCTCACCCGGGAGACGCCGGGCGATCGCACCTGGGCGAGCGGCGAGAGCGTGCGCGATTATTTCGAAAAACTCGTTCTCCCCGCCCACGGACCCGGCATCCGGCGGGACAAGGAAAACCCCGATATTTTCTACCAGACGCTGGAGAGTGCTTTCCGGCATTTCATCTGGGAGGCGTACGTCCACCTCAAGACCATTCAGATGTACCGGAGAAGCTTCGGCCTCCCCCCCGTGAGCGATGTTCCCGAGGTGGGGTTCATCCCGTTTTTGACGTGGGAGTAGAAAACACATGACCGAAGAGACCGAAGCCGCCTTTCCTCCGGGCAAATGGGCCGCCATCGCCCTTCTTGCCCTGTGCGAAGTGCTCGCGATGGCGCTTTGGTTCTCGGCCACGGCCATTTTGCCCGCGCTCCAGCGCGAATTCGCGCTGAGTTCGAACCAATCCTCCCTGATCACGAGCAGCGTGTCGGCGGGCTTTGTCATCGGTACTTTCTTGAGCGCGGTTCTCGGCCTGGCCGACCGGTTCGACTCCCGCCGCTTTTTCATGTGCGCCGTCATCGTGGCCGCTTCCGCCAATATTTCGATTCAGTTCATGGACCCCGCCGCGCTCTCCGTGCCGTTGCTGCGCTTCATCGTGGGCGCTTGCATGGCGGGGGTCTATCCGGTCGGGATGAAAATGGCCTCGACCTGGGCGCGGGGGGACACCGGCTTTCTGGTGGGACTTCTCGTCGGGGCCCTCACCCTCGGTACGGCCTCTCCCCACCTGATCGGCACCTTCGGGGGGATCGACTGGCGCTTCACGCTGACGGTCTCCTCCATTCTGGCCGCCCTCTCGGGCGTGCTCATCCTCTTTTTCCGGCCGGGGCCCCTCCTCACGCGCCCGGTGCGCTTTGAGGCGATCTACGCCCTGCGCGCCTGGACGGAGAAACCCCTGCGACTCGCGAATCTGGGCTACTTCGGCCACATGTGGGAGCTTTACGCGATGTGGACCTGGATCGGCGTTTTCCTGAACGCGAGCTTCGCCC comes from the bacterium genome and includes:
- a CDS encoding DinB family protein; its protein translation is MNNPETAGREIFPEYATLPDMFADEVRGLSEAQIDRRYPEKSWGGWSIREQVSHTAWIPYLLFAGHWREILFPESAPPRADRLDTGGADRMLDPKRFHEMRDLLAVFREGCAMAWDLLEKETPGSMQEKILTRETPGDRTWASGESVRDYFEKLVLPAHGPGIRRDKENPDIFYQTLESAFRHFIWEAYVHLKTIQMYRRSFGLPPVSDVPEVGFIPFLTWE
- a CDS encoding MFS transporter, coding for MTEETEAAFPPGKWAAIALLALCEVLAMALWFSATAILPALQREFALSSNQSSLITSSVSAGFVIGTFLSAVLGLADRFDSRRFFMCAVIVAASANISIQFMDPAALSVPLLRFIVGACMAGVYPVGMKMASTWARGDTGFLVGLLVGALTLGTASPHLIGTFGGIDWRFTLTVSSILAALSGVLILFFRPGPLLTRPVRFEAIYALRAWTEKPLRLANLGYFGHMWELYAMWTWIGVFLNASFALRLGGADAAFWAKLLTFATIGAGGAGCLLGGLFADRLGRTTLTMLSMAVSGVCALLAGFFFGGNPWAIAAFCLVWGLFIVADSAQFSASVIELSDSGLVGTMVTVQTCTGFLLTMLTIHMIPVLSEALGWRYAFAVLAAGPFLGVWAMARLRAHPESIKLAGGNR